In one window of Agromyces badenianii DNA:
- a CDS encoding NCS2 family permease, with amino-acid sequence MTTETTHQTAPQSEQPAEPVKPANPVDRFFEITKRGSSVATEVRGGIVTFVTMAYIVILNPIILSAGVDIDGDQLGFAQVSAVTGLTAGVMTILFGLVARLPFGFAAGLGINSFLAVSVVGQVTWPEAMGLVVINGLIIVLLAATGLRRLIFDAVPIQLKIAITVGIGLFIAFIGFVDAGFVTATGASSPPVGLGIDGSVSTVPTLIFVFTLLLTAILVARKVKGGILIGLVSGTVVAVVVEAIWNIGPKFAGDEVNPGGWGLSVPELPAQWVSLPDLSLVGQVSFGSFERIGALAALMLVFTLVFTNFFDAMGTMTGLSKEAALADERGDFPRLKSALVVEGVGAVAGGFASSSSNTVFIESGAGIGEGARTGLANVVTGVLFLVAMFFTPLVSIVPTEVAAAALVIVGALMMAQIRSIDFSEFSVLVPVFLTVTVMPLTYSIANGIGAGFIAWVVIRSLSGKARQISPLLWVVAAGFLVYFARGPVEALLGG; translated from the coding sequence ATGACCACTGAAACGACTCACCAGACCGCCCCGCAGAGCGAGCAGCCCGCCGAGCCCGTCAAACCCGCCAATCCCGTCGATCGATTCTTCGAGATCACCAAGCGCGGCTCCAGCGTCGCCACCGAGGTGCGCGGCGGCATCGTCACCTTCGTGACGATGGCCTACATCGTGATCCTCAACCCGATCATCCTTTCGGCGGGCGTCGACATCGACGGCGACCAGCTCGGATTCGCCCAGGTCTCCGCCGTCACGGGCCTCACCGCCGGCGTCATGACGATCCTCTTCGGCCTCGTGGCACGACTGCCGTTCGGCTTCGCCGCGGGCCTCGGCATCAACTCCTTCCTCGCGGTGTCGGTCGTGGGGCAGGTCACCTGGCCCGAGGCCATGGGGCTCGTGGTCATCAACGGACTCATCATCGTGCTGCTCGCCGCCACCGGGCTGCGGCGGCTGATCTTCGACGCCGTGCCGATCCAGCTGAAGATCGCGATCACGGTCGGCATCGGTCTCTTCATCGCCTTCATCGGATTCGTCGACGCCGGGTTCGTGACGGCGACGGGTGCGAGTTCGCCGCCGGTGGGCCTCGGCATCGACGGATCCGTCAGCACCGTGCCGACGCTCATCTTCGTCTTCACCCTGCTGCTCACGGCGATCCTCGTCGCGCGCAAGGTCAAGGGCGGCATCCTCATCGGCCTCGTCTCCGGCACGGTCGTCGCAGTCGTCGTCGAGGCGATCTGGAACATCGGCCCGAAGTTCGCCGGTGACGAGGTCAACCCGGGCGGCTGGGGGCTCTCGGTGCCGGAGCTGCCCGCGCAGTGGGTGAGCCTGCCCGACCTCTCGCTCGTCGGTCAGGTCTCGTTCGGCAGCTTCGAGCGCATCGGCGCGCTCGCCGCCCTGATGCTCGTCTTCACGCTCGTCTTCACGAACTTCTTCGACGCCATGGGCACCATGACCGGTCTCTCGAAGGAAGCGGCGCTCGCCGATGAGCGGGGCGACTTCCCGCGCCTGAAGTCGGCGCTGGTCGTCGAGGGCGTCGGCGCCGTCGCCGGCGGCTTCGCCTCATCGTCGTCGAACACGGTCTTCATCGAGTCGGGAGCCGGCATCGGTGAGGGCGCTCGCACCGGCCTCGCGAACGTCGTCACAGGCGTGCTGTTCCTGGTCGCGATGTTCTTCACCCCGCTCGTCTCGATCGTGCCGACCGAGGTCGCGGCGGCCGCGCTCGTCATCGTCGGTGCGCTCATGATGGCGCAGATCCGCTCGATCGACTTCAGCGAGTTCTCGGTGCTCGTGCCGGTCTTCCTCACCGTCACGGTCATGCCGCTCACGTACTCGATCGCCAACGGCATCGGGGCGGGCTTCATCGCCTGGGTCGTGATCCGTTCACTGTCGGGCAAGGCCCGCCAGATCAGCCCGCTGCTCTGGGTCGTCGCAGCAGGCTTCCTGGTCTACTTCGCCCGCGGCCCGGTCGAAGCACTGCTCGGCGGCTGA
- a CDS encoding uracil-xanthine permease family protein translates to MTLPWTLHGDGKNVDPGEVVAPGERLSWPRTIGLGAQHVVAMFGATFLVPILTGFPPATTLFFSGLGTILFLVITKNRVPSYLGSSFAFIAPISAAMGAKGIADPMGAALFGIVVMGVLLALVGVLVQWVGTRWIDVLMPPVVAGAIVALIGFNLAPAAKNNFMAAPLTALITLLAVIIASVAFRGILGRMSILVGVVIGYLAAAIQGEIDFARIEEAAWVGLPTFHLAANPFADAAVWGFLPAFLPVVLVLIAENVGHIKGVAQMTDPSVNKSTGRALFADGLATTVAGFFGGSGTTTYGENIGVMAATRIYSTAAYWVAGIVAVLLGLSPKFGEVINTIPAGVLGGVTTALYGLIGIIGVKIWLDNKVDFSKPVNQFTAATALIIGIADFTFAIGGVSFNGIALGTIAAIVIYHLMNGIAKARGTS, encoded by the coding sequence ATGACCCTGCCCTGGACCCTCCACGGCGACGGCAAGAACGTCGACCCGGGCGAGGTCGTCGCCCCCGGCGAGCGCCTCAGCTGGCCGCGCACGATCGGTCTCGGCGCCCAGCACGTCGTCGCCATGTTCGGCGCGACCTTCCTCGTGCCGATCCTCACGGGGTTCCCGCCCGCGACGACCCTGTTCTTCTCGGGCCTCGGCACGATCCTCTTCCTCGTCATCACGAAGAACCGGGTGCCGAGCTACCTCGGCTCCTCGTTCGCGTTCATCGCGCCGATCAGCGCCGCGATGGGCGCGAAGGGCATCGCCGATCCGATGGGGGCGGCGCTCTTCGGCATCGTCGTGATGGGCGTGCTGCTCGCCCTCGTGGGTGTCCTCGTGCAGTGGGTTGGCACGCGCTGGATCGACGTGCTCATGCCGCCCGTCGTCGCCGGTGCGATCGTCGCCCTCATCGGGTTCAACCTCGCGCCCGCCGCGAAGAACAACTTCATGGCGGCGCCGCTCACCGCGCTCATCACGCTGCTCGCCGTGATCATCGCGAGCGTCGCGTTCCGCGGCATCCTCGGGCGCATGTCGATCCTCGTCGGCGTCGTGATCGGCTACCTCGCCGCCGCGATCCAGGGCGAGATCGACTTCGCCCGCATCGAAGAGGCCGCCTGGGTCGGTCTGCCGACCTTCCACCTGGCCGCGAATCCCTTCGCCGACGCCGCCGTGTGGGGCTTCCTCCCCGCGTTCCTGCCGGTCGTGCTCGTGCTCATCGCCGAGAACGTCGGCCACATCAAGGGTGTCGCGCAGATGACCGACCCCTCGGTCAACAAGTCGACCGGGCGGGCGCTCTTCGCCGACGGGCTCGCCACCACCGTCGCGGGCTTCTTCGGCGGCTCGGGCACGACGACCTACGGCGAGAACATCGGCGTCATGGCCGCGACGCGCATCTACTCGACCGCGGCGTACTGGGTCGCCGGCATCGTGGCTGTGCTGCTCGGCCTCTCCCCCAAGTTCGGCGAGGTCATCAACACGATCCCCGCGGGCGTGCTCGGCGGCGTCACGACGGCGCTCTACGGCCTCATCGGCATCATCGGCGTGAAGATCTGGCTCGACAACAAGGTCGATTTCTCGAAGCCTGTCAACCAGTTCACGGCGGCCACGGCGCTCATCATCGGCATCGCGGACTTCACCTTCGCGATCGGCGGGGTCTCGTTCAACGGCATCGCGCTCGGCACGATCGCGGCGATCGTGATCTACCACCTCATGAACGGCATCGCCAAGGCGCGCGGCACGAGCTGA
- a CDS encoding DUF4190 domain-containing protein produces MTTLTDSATQAPFTEPNPYATPAAENRGFSISSLVLGLVSIVASYTFFVPAIGLVLGIMALNREPAARTMAIWGIVLNAVMLAGAVLATLGFLVFGLAMLPFAFL; encoded by the coding sequence ATGACCACCCTCACCGACTCCGCAACCCAGGCGCCGTTCACGGAGCCGAACCCGTACGCCACGCCGGCGGCCGAGAACCGCGGCTTCAGCATCTCGAGCCTCGTGCTCGGCCTCGTCTCCATCGTCGCGAGCTACACCTTCTTCGTGCCCGCGATCGGACTCGTGCTCGGCATCATGGCCCTCAACCGCGAGCCAGCGGCGCGAACGATGGCGATCTGGGGCATCGTGCTGAACGCCGTCATGCTCGCGGGCGCCGTGCTGGCCACCCTCGGATTCCTCGTCTTCGGGCTGGCCATGCTGCCCTTCGCGTTCCTCTGA
- a CDS encoding LacI family DNA-binding transcriptional regulator, with product MATIYEVARLAGVSPATVSRVFNGTSVSAEKAKLVRDAADHLAYTPNRAARTLRRRLSEVIALIIPDIENPFFTSLARGVEDAARAAGYSVVLCNSDEDVAKEAKYIDIAVLENMAGVIIAAASDDSDLHPLLSRSRPVVAVDRGPHGLDIDAVMVDNRAGGAAATAALVAHGFTRIGCITGPSDVETAQHRTDGWRDALRAGGLVVDERLLAPADYRVDGGRAAMQALLALPEPPDAVFVANNLMSVGALQALYSAGLTPESFGFAAFGDLPFAAFAPAGMTVVHVPARAMGRTAASMLLGRIAGEGGPPRTVVLRNELSQTPRRR from the coding sequence GTGGCCACCATCTACGAGGTCGCGCGCCTCGCCGGGGTGTCGCCGGCGACCGTTTCACGAGTCTTCAACGGCACGAGCGTCTCGGCCGAGAAGGCGAAACTCGTGCGCGACGCCGCCGACCACCTGGCGTACACGCCGAACCGCGCGGCCCGCACGCTGCGCCGCCGGCTCAGCGAGGTGATCGCCCTCATCATCCCCGATATCGAGAACCCCTTCTTCACCTCGCTCGCGCGCGGCGTCGAAGACGCGGCACGTGCGGCCGGGTACTCGGTCGTGCTCTGCAATTCCGACGAAGACGTCGCGAAAGAGGCGAAGTACATCGACATCGCGGTGCTCGAGAACATGGCCGGCGTCATCATCGCCGCGGCGAGCGACGACAGCGACCTGCATCCGCTGCTCTCCCGCTCGCGCCCCGTGGTGGCCGTCGACCGCGGCCCGCACGGGCTCGACATCGACGCCGTCATGGTCGACAACCGCGCCGGCGGTGCGGCCGCGACGGCCGCGCTCGTGGCGCACGGCTTCACGAGGATCGGATGCATCACCGGCCCGAGTGATGTCGAGACCGCCCAGCACCGCACCGACGGCTGGCGCGACGCCCTGCGAGCGGGCGGACTCGTGGTCGACGAGCGATTGCTCGCCCCCGCCGACTATCGCGTCGACGGCGGTCGCGCCGCGATGCAGGCTCTGCTCGCGCTGCCAGAACCACCTGACGCCGTCTTCGTGGCGAACAACCTCATGAGCGTCGGCGCCCTTCAAGCGCTCTACTCCGCCGGGCTCACGCCCGAGTCGTTCGGCTTCGCGGCGTTCGGCGATCTGCCCTTCGCCGCGTTCGCCCCCGCCGGCATGACCGTCGTGCATGTGCCGGCACGCGCGATGGGCAGGACCGCCGCGTCGATGCTGCTCGGTCGCATCGCGGGCGAGGGCGGCCCGCCGCGCACCGTGGTGCTGCGCAACGAGCTCTCGCAGACCCCGAGGCGGCGCTGA
- a CDS encoding aspartate ammonia-lyase produces MHEPEITDDTYTDPTLVTVGVTGAQPPTRTETDSLGSVEVPADAYWGVHTMRALENFPISKRPISVYPDLIVALASVKQAAARANREVGVLTEQKAALIDEACQRIIDGELHDEFVVGVIQGGAGTSTNMNANEVIANLALEIAGYPKGRYDVLHPIDDVNRSQSTNDTYPTALKLAMTFSLTTMLRELDLLRVSFGRKGHEFHEVLKVGRTQLQDAVPMTLGQEFHGFATTLGEDHERLSETIKLLSEVNLGATAIGTGITADPGYAAAAVRHLSAITGLPLESAPDLIEATSDTGVFMTFSSALKRSAIKLSKICNDLRLLSSGPQAGFGEINLPPRQAGSSIMPGKVNPVIPEAVSQVAYAVAGADVTVMMAAESGQLQLNAFEPVIAHSLLQSITWMRQACWTLRVNCVDGITPNYERLGAMVASSVGVITALIPFIGYTEASTIAKLALKTGRPVADLVVEANLMSREAVIAQLQPSKLSGIRPITMAIPLIDLQGEPSE; encoded by the coding sequence ATGCACGAGCCCGAGATCACCGACGACACGTACACCGACCCGACGCTCGTCACCGTCGGGGTGACCGGCGCACAGCCGCCGACTCGCACCGAGACCGACTCGCTCGGCTCGGTCGAGGTGCCGGCCGATGCGTACTGGGGCGTGCACACGATGCGCGCGCTCGAGAACTTTCCGATCTCGAAGCGCCCGATCTCGGTCTACCCCGACCTCATCGTCGCGCTCGCCTCGGTCAAGCAGGCCGCCGCCCGAGCCAACCGCGAGGTCGGAGTGCTCACCGAGCAGAAGGCCGCTCTGATCGACGAGGCCTGCCAGCGCATCATCGACGGCGAGCTGCACGACGAGTTCGTGGTCGGCGTGATCCAGGGCGGGGCCGGCACCTCGACGAACATGAACGCCAACGAGGTCATCGCCAACCTCGCTCTCGAGATCGCCGGCTACCCCAAGGGCCGCTACGACGTGCTGCACCCGATCGACGATGTCAATCGCAGCCAGTCGACGAATGACACCTACCCGACCGCGCTCAAGCTCGCGATGACCTTCTCGCTGACCACGATGCTGCGCGAGCTCGACCTGCTGCGCGTCTCGTTCGGCCGCAAGGGCCACGAGTTCCACGAGGTGCTCAAGGTCGGTCGCACCCAGTTGCAGGACGCCGTGCCGATGACGCTCGGGCAGGAGTTCCACGGCTTCGCGACGACCCTCGGCGAAGACCACGAGCGACTCAGCGAGACCATCAAGCTGCTGTCGGAGGTCAACCTCGGAGCGACCGCGATCGGCACCGGCATCACCGCGGATCCCGGCTATGCCGCGGCCGCCGTGCGGCACCTCAGCGCGATCACCGGTCTACCCCTCGAGTCGGCACCCGACCTGATCGAGGCGACGAGCGACACCGGCGTGTTCATGACGTTCTCGAGCGCGCTGAAGCGCAGCGCGATCAAGCTCTCGAAGATCTGCAACGACCTGCGCCTGCTGTCGTCGGGGCCCCAGGCCGGATTCGGCGAGATCAACCTGCCGCCGCGACAGGCCGGGTCGAGCATCATGCCCGGCAAGGTGAACCCCGTCATTCCCGAGGCGGTCAGCCAGGTCGCCTACGCGGTGGCCGGGGCGGATGTCACGGTGATGATGGCGGCCGAGAGCGGCCAGTTGCAGTTGAACGCGTTCGAACCGGTCATCGCGCACTCGCTGCTGCAGTCGATCACGTGGATGCGACAGGCGTGCTGGACCCTGCGGGTCAACTGCGTCGACGGCATCACGCCGAACTACGAGCGGCTCGGCGCCATGGTCGCCTCGAGCGTCGGTGTCATCACGGCGCTCATCCCGTTCATCGGCTACACCGAGGCATCCACGATCGCCAAGCTCGCGCTGAAGACGGGCCGACCCGTCGCCGATCTCGTCGTCGAGGCGAATCTCATGAGCCGGGAGGCCGTGATCGCCCAGTTGCAGCCCTCGAAGCTCTCGGGCATTCGTCCGATCACGATGGCGATCCCGCTCATCGACCTGCAGGGTGAGCCGTCGGAGTGA
- a CDS encoding fumarylacetoacetate hydrolase family protein, with the protein MKFAHLRVEGQTTPRLAAVIAESAIFLDEFMERPPRDLQDLIERGPEGLSEVREVVDSAVALGAELAPVADLRHSSAVLRPAQVIAIGANYAAHASELKLRSETAMTIFSLWPNSLTGHGATTTWPEDLTTQVDYEAELGVIIGRTARDVHVRDALDHVWGYTVVNDITARDLQFSEAQWSRCKSFDGFTPTGPVVVTADEVADPQDLWLTTNLDGRILQDASTSEMVRGVAEIISYLSRSATIPAGTLISTGSPGGAGYSRNPQVFLCDGSTVTVTIEGIGSLTTHCRVV; encoded by the coding sequence GTGAAGTTCGCGCACCTGAGAGTCGAAGGCCAGACCACCCCTCGACTCGCGGCGGTCATCGCCGAGTCCGCGATCTTCCTCGACGAGTTCATGGAGCGCCCGCCCCGCGACCTGCAAGACCTCATCGAGCGCGGGCCCGAGGGCCTCAGCGAGGTTCGGGAGGTCGTCGACTCGGCGGTCGCGCTCGGCGCTGAGCTGGCACCCGTGGCCGACCTGCGGCACTCCTCGGCCGTGCTGCGCCCTGCGCAGGTCATCGCAATCGGTGCGAACTACGCCGCGCACGCCTCAGAGCTGAAGCTCCGCTCCGAGACGGCGATGACGATCTTCTCGCTCTGGCCGAACTCCCTGACCGGCCACGGAGCCACCACGACCTGGCCCGAAGACCTCACCACGCAGGTCGACTACGAGGCTGAACTCGGCGTCATCATCGGCCGGACCGCCCGCGACGTGCACGTGCGCGACGCCCTCGACCACGTGTGGGGTTACACCGTCGTCAACGACATCACGGCCCGCGACCTGCAGTTCAGCGAGGCGCAGTGGTCGCGCTGCAAGTCGTTCGACGGCTTCACCCCCACGGGCCCGGTCGTCGTGACCGCCGACGAGGTCGCCGACCCGCAAGACCTGTGGCTCACCACGAACCTCGACGGCCGCATCCTGCAAGACGCCTCGACCAGCGAGATGGTGCGCGGGGTCGCCGAGATCATCTCGTACCTCTCGCGCTCGGCGACGATCCCGGCCGGCACGCTCATCTCCACCGGCAGCCCCGGCGGCGCGGGCTACTCTCGCAACCCGCAGGTCTTCCTGTGCGACGGCTCGACCGTCACCGTGACGATCGAGGGCATCGGCTCGCTGACGACCCACTGCCGGGTCGTCTGA
- a CDS encoding DNA-3-methyladenine glycosylase 2 family protein, with translation MTTTASTRRRPSDPLDDPEFAERYRAMQARDARFDGQFITGVHSTGIYCRPSCPAVAPKPGNVSFYLTAAAAHEAGLRACKRCLPDAVPGSPQWDLRDDLAARAMRLIADGVVEREGVPGLAARLGYTPRHLTRVLTAELGAGPLALARAHRAQTARALLTSTGLPAADVAFASGFGSIRQFNDTIREVYERSPLELRAAARVRERERGPSRASAAPTSSLPDVPDVPDAPAVGGVVRLRLPARPPFDAAGVFAWLAARALDGVERAGDDRYERTLRLPGGTAVVAFAATGDAAAPAIDVEARLATLADLPPLVARVRRLFDLDADAVAIDAVLARDPALAASVAETPGIRVPGCLDPHELVFRALVGQQVSVKAARTSLARLAAELGERVVPHDDGAPSVLFPSAAAIAEHGRAVLKGPVARVRTILDVAARLETGALVVAAERERHELQAELLAVPGIGPWTAGYVAMRVTRAPDVLLTGDLALRNGAERLALPSTATELAHRGGRWAPWRSYASMHLWRAAGTKV, from the coding sequence ATGACCACGACCGCGAGCACCCGTCGACGACCGAGCGATCCGCTCGACGACCCCGAGTTCGCCGAGCGTTACCGGGCGATGCAGGCTCGAGACGCCCGCTTCGACGGCCAGTTCATCACGGGCGTCCACTCCACCGGCATCTACTGCCGCCCGAGTTGCCCGGCGGTCGCGCCGAAGCCCGGCAACGTCAGCTTCTACCTCACGGCCGCCGCCGCGCACGAGGCCGGACTCCGGGCGTGCAAGCGCTGCCTGCCCGACGCCGTGCCGGGCTCGCCGCAGTGGGACCTGCGCGACGACCTCGCCGCCCGGGCGATGCGACTCATCGCCGACGGCGTCGTCGAGCGCGAGGGCGTGCCCGGGCTCGCGGCACGTCTCGGCTACACGCCGCGTCACCTCACGCGTGTGCTCACGGCCGAACTCGGCGCAGGTCCGCTCGCCCTGGCCCGCGCGCATCGCGCCCAGACGGCGAGGGCGCTGCTCACCTCGACCGGGCTGCCGGCGGCCGACGTGGCATTCGCCTCGGGTTTCGGCAGCATCCGACAGTTCAACGACACGATCCGCGAGGTCTACGAGCGCAGCCCGCTCGAGTTGCGGGCCGCAGCCCGGGTGCGCGAGCGCGAGCGGGGTCCGTCGCGTGCGTCCGCGGCGCCGACCTCGAGCCTGCCCGACGTTCCCGACGTTCCCGACGCCCCTGCCGTGGGCGGAGTCGTGCGCTTGCGCCTGCCCGCGCGGCCGCCGTTCGATGCCGCGGGCGTCTTCGCCTGGCTCGCAGCCCGCGCCCTCGACGGTGTCGAGCGGGCCGGCGACGACCGCTACGAGCGCACGCTGCGGCTGCCCGGCGGAACGGCCGTCGTCGCCTTCGCCGCCACAGGCGATGCCGCGGCGCCCGCCATCGACGTCGAGGCCCGCCTCGCCACCCTCGCCGACCTGCCCCCGCTCGTGGCGCGCGTTCGGCGGCTCTTCGACCTCGACGCCGATGCGGTCGCCATCGACGCCGTGCTCGCCCGCGACCCGGCGCTCGCGGCATCCGTCGCCGAGACTCCGGGCATCCGGGTGCCAGGATGCCTCGATCCGCACGAACTCGTGTTCCGCGCGCTCGTCGGGCAGCAGGTGTCGGTGAAGGCGGCACGCACCTCGCTCGCACGGCTCGCGGCCGAGCTCGGCGAGCGCGTCGTGCCGCACGACGACGGCGCACCGTCGGTGCTCTTCCCGTCGGCGGCGGCGATCGCAGAGCATGGTCGCGCGGTGCTGAAGGGGCCCGTGGCGCGCGTGCGCACCATCCTCGACGTCGCTGCCCGGCTCGAGACGGGCGCCCTCGTCGTCGCGGCCGAGCGCGAGCGCCACGAGTTGCAGGCCGAGCTCCTCGCCGTGCCCGGCATCGGCCCGTGGACGGCCGGGTATGTCGCGATGCGGGTGACCAGGGCGCCCGACGTGCTGCTCACGGGCGATCTGGCGCTCCGCAACGGCGCTGAGCGGCTGGCGCTGCCGTCGACCGCGACCGAGCTCGCGCACCGAGGCGGGCGGTGGGCGCCCTGGCGCAGCTACGCCTCGATGCATCTCTGGCGCGCCGCCGGCACGAAGGTCTGA
- a CDS encoding FAD-binding oxidoreductase, whose product MPHAVVTLLQDALGAAVSIEPADLEASREDRSGWRSATAPLAVVHATSIDEVQAVMRIAHDTATPVVPRGAGTGLAGGAIASPGAIVLDLSRMNRVLEISEADELAVVEPGVLNGALNDALAERGLWFAPDPASRAISTIGGNIATNAGGLLCAKYGVTREAVLGLAVVLADGRLLRTGHRTVKGVTGYDLTALFTGSEGTLGVIVEATVRLQPIIPGATVTVAAVFPDIEAAAAASAAVTAARLRPAVLELIDAAGLARVAAFLGADELAGTPLESLAPHESFLLAQCDDAGAADEAAEIARLFAAAGGRTTLSTDAATGERLLGIRRAVHPAFAASGQVLIEDVAVPRSRLPEMFRAIEEIGRRHGIEIPTIAHAGDGNLHPNFAFSGDEVPAHVWAAADDMFRAAVALGGTLTGEHGVGILKRRWLAAELGDDSFELQHGIKALFDPTGILNPGVMFESSAAPAR is encoded by the coding sequence ATGCCGCACGCTGTCGTGACCCTTCTGCAAGACGCTCTCGGGGCCGCCGTCTCGATCGAGCCGGCCGATCTCGAAGCCTCCCGAGAAGACCGATCCGGGTGGCGGAGCGCCACCGCGCCGCTCGCTGTCGTGCACGCGACATCCATCGACGAGGTGCAGGCGGTCATGCGCATCGCCCACGACACGGCGACGCCGGTCGTGCCGCGCGGCGCCGGCACGGGCCTCGCCGGGGGCGCCATCGCCAGCCCCGGCGCGATCGTGCTCGACCTGTCCCGCATGAACCGGGTGCTCGAGATCTCCGAGGCCGATGAGCTCGCCGTGGTCGAGCCCGGGGTGCTCAACGGCGCGCTGAACGACGCCCTCGCCGAGCGCGGGCTCTGGTTCGCGCCCGATCCCGCGAGCCGCGCGATCTCCACGATCGGTGGCAACATCGCCACGAACGCCGGCGGCTTGCTCTGCGCGAAGTACGGGGTGACCCGCGAGGCCGTGCTCGGACTCGCCGTGGTGCTCGCCGACGGCCGGCTCCTGCGCACCGGGCACCGCACCGTGAAGGGGGTCACCGGCTACGACCTCACCGCGTTGTTCACCGGCTCCGAGGGCACGCTCGGCGTCATCGTCGAGGCGACCGTGCGGCTGCAGCCGATCATCCCCGGTGCGACCGTCACCGTCGCCGCGGTGTTCCCCGACATCGAGGCGGCGGCCGCGGCATCCGCTGCCGTCACCGCAGCTCGGCTGAGACCGGCCGTGCTCGAACTCATCGATGCCGCGGGGCTGGCCCGCGTGGCGGCCTTCCTCGGTGCCGACGAACTCGCCGGCACGCCGCTCGAGTCGCTCGCGCCGCACGAATCGTTCCTGCTGGCGCAGTGCGACGATGCGGGCGCCGCCGACGAGGCCGCCGAGATCGCTCGCCTCTTCGCCGCCGCGGGCGGGCGCACGACCCTGTCGACGGATGCCGCGACGGGCGAGCGTCTGCTCGGCATCCGCCGGGCCGTGCATCCCGCGTTCGCCGCATCGGGCCAGGTGCTCATCGAAGACGTGGCGGTGCCTCGCTCGCGGCTGCCCGAGATGTTCCGGGCGATCGAGGAGATCGGCCGGCGCCACGGCATCGAGATCCCGACCATCGCGCACGCCGGCGACGGCAACCTGCACCCGAACTTCGCGTTCTCGGGCGACGAGGTGCCGGCGCACGTCTGGGCGGCCGCCGATGACATGTTCCGCGCGGCGGTCGCACTCGGGGGCACGCTCACGGGGGAGCACGGCGTCGGCATCCTGAAGCGACGCTGGCTCGCCGCTGAGCTCGGCGACGACTCGTTCGAGCTGCAGCACGGCATCAAGGCGCTCTTCGATCCGACCGGCATCCTGAACCCCGGTGTCATGTTCGAGTCGTCGGCAGCCCCTGCTCGATAG
- a CDS encoding PrsW family intramembrane metalloprotease gives MTSVSPNPSSNPTPNPSPAPPIWNAPPTARRGGLVFAIIGIVVAGLVGLLVVAYLASGLGVPTLLIGSLLALVPLALVLLAVRWVDRWEPEPRWALWFAFLWGAAVSVAIALVVDLGLQLAMAFAEPGGTPDEALQAVVQAPIVEELAKGIGVLLIFAFSRSHFDGPVDGLVYAATVAAGFAFTENVLYFGAALAEGGAETLGATFVVRGLFSPFAHVLFTACTGLAIGIGARRGGGAGVIGWFLLGLLGAVLLHALWNGSLAFADDAIGLYFTVQVPIFIAAILLTVLLRRQEERVTRARLAEYGAAGWFSPAEVEMLATQAGRRQARAWARAQTPPRTAIMRRLIADATHLAFTRQRLLSGRSGPQAAVDEHALLQAVVADRAELLR, from the coding sequence GTGACCTCCGTGTCCCCGAATCCGAGCTCGAATCCGACCCCGAACCCGTCGCCGGCGCCGCCGATCTGGAACGCCCCGCCGACGGCGCGCCGGGGCGGATTGGTGTTCGCGATCATCGGCATCGTCGTCGCCGGCCTGGTCGGGCTCCTCGTCGTCGCCTACCTCGCGAGCGGGCTGGGGGTGCCGACGCTGCTCATCGGCTCGCTGCTCGCACTCGTGCCGCTCGCCCTCGTGCTGCTCGCGGTGCGCTGGGTCGACCGCTGGGAGCCGGAGCCTCGCTGGGCGCTCTGGTTCGCGTTCCTCTGGGGCGCTGCCGTCTCCGTTGCGATCGCCCTGGTCGTCGACCTGGGGCTCCAGCTCGCGATGGCCTTCGCCGAGCCCGGGGGCACTCCCGATGAGGCGTTGCAGGCGGTCGTGCAGGCGCCGATCGTCGAAGAGCTCGCGAAGGGCATCGGCGTGCTCCTGATCTTCGCGTTCTCTCGCTCGCACTTCGACGGCCCGGTCGATGGGCTCGTCTACGCGGCCACGGTCGCGGCCGGTTTCGCGTTCACCGAGAACGTGCTCTATTTCGGTGCGGCACTCGCCGAAGGGGGTGCCGAGACCCTCGGTGCCACGTTCGTCGTGCGCGGCCTGTTCTCGCCGTTCGCGCACGTGCTCTTCACCGCATGCACCGGGCTCGCGATCGGCATCGGCGCGCGCCGCGGCGGGGGAGCGGGGGTCATCGGCTGGTTCCTCCTCGGCCTCCTCGGCGCGGTGCTGCTGCACGCGCTCTGGAACGGCTCGCTCGCATTCGCCGACGACGCCATCGGGCTGTACTTCACCGTGCAGGTGCCGATCTTCATCGCCGCGATCCTCCTCACCGTGCTGCTCCGCCGCCAGGAGGAGCGCGTCACGCGGGCGCGCCTCGCGGAGTACGGCGCTGCGGGCTGGTTCAGCCCGGCCGAAGTGGAGATGCTCGCGACGCAGGCAGGGCGCAGGCAGGCCCGCGCGTGGGCCCGCGCGCAGACGCCGCCCCGCACCGCGATCATGCGCCGGCTCATCGCCGATGCCACGCACCTCGCGTTCACGAGACAGCGGCTGTTGTCGGGGCGCAGCGGGCCGCAGGCCGCCGTCGACGAGCACGCACTGCTCCAGGCGGTCGTCGCCGATCGGGCCGAGCTCCTCCGCTGA